One Proteinivorax tanatarense DNA segment encodes these proteins:
- a CDS encoding CBS domain-containing protein: protein MLVKEVLREIVFTINYRATLKDAAYLIAVNGADSLIVVDNENKVMGIITEQEIFKPKEQMEMNNDLLLGSLINLRNPQRFISELAESADLPVTSAMIADVAMVKAEQDIKEAMQTIYKSQLSVIPVVDDGEKLVGVVYQQDVIKLIER from the coding sequence GTGTTAGTTAAAGAAGTGTTAAGAGAAATTGTTTTTACTATCAATTATCGCGCCACATTGAAAGATGCTGCTTATTTAATTGCTGTTAATGGTGCGGACAGTTTAATTGTTGTTGATAATGAAAACAAAGTTATGGGTATAATAACAGAACAAGAAATTTTTAAGCCTAAAGAGCAAATGGAGATGAATAATGATTTACTGTTGGGAAGTTTGATTAACTTAAGGAACCCACAGCGTTTTATAAGTGAACTTGCGGAGAGTGCTGACCTGCCAGTGACCTCTGCCATGATAGCTGATGTTGCCATGGTAAAAGCTGAGCAAGATATAAAAGAAGCTATGCAAACTATTTATAAGTCTCAGCTTTCTGTCATACCAGTAGTAGACGATGGCGAAAAACTAGTTGGTGTTGTATATCAACAAGATGTAATAAAGCTTATTGAAAGGTAG
- the mfd gene encoding transcription-repair coupling factor, protein MLKLLKDSAEFNSIIKNITNDKSQLVYGLSGGQKGFVISNIVSVSKSKLLILVNDKANLEKLKNQLQGYLGKDYIAVFPQNPMIPGEADHSSRDIELQRIRTIYRLVNNEVNVVIATATSLLEFLPPIEFIMGRNMLFKVDKEYDFEKIKSQLTENGYKKVDVVENQGEYAFRGDILDIFSVTAEFPIRLEFFGEQLEAIKFFEVSTQRSYKQVKGVEIFPATLTAIENSTQQELIEILNTKLRTIKDLSLRDKLISDIEKIENKIQFDELNQYNNIIYKNPKSLVDLLDDFVVALDETMIIKKEMREWEQDAQLRVKSLIEKSKIVGDVPVYFKSEEIWSKIRQKTSIHFTLLLRSMEDIKLDQTISLPFRQAPVFGGQVNLFFTEVKSMLDQGFKVYFSYTKERNKEKVIKGLKEFNVSKDQLEKLLFFHQGFIEDGFIFDSGQIALFTENQVFRAVYQSSKKTSQQSKLQITDVSKLQVGDYVVHTSHGIGIFKGVKTLEVAGGKKDYINLQYAKQDKLYVPLDQLEPLQKYIGTEGNAPKVNSLSGGEWTKITAKTKKSVEEMAHKLIDIYAKRKASKGFKFGQDSSFQDQFEQSFPFKETKDQEKAIKDTKNDMMSSYPMERLLCGDVGYGKTEVALRAAMKSVLDSKQVVVLVPTTVLAQQHYQSFSERFSNFPVNIEVFSRFRSKKEINNGLAKLANGEVDIAIGTHRLLQKDVQFNDLGLMIVDEEQRFGVSHKEKLKQMKENIDVLMLSATPIPRTLHMSMLGIKDLSVIETPPEDRFPVQTYVLEYNKETIRSSIKREINRGGQVYFVYNKVASISKMAAELKSMVPDARIAIGHGQMSESKLEKTMLEFLEGEYDILLSTTIIETGLDIPNVNTLIIYDADKFGLSQLYQIRGRVGRSKRLAYCYLTYQKDKVLTEVAQKRLQAIKEFTELGSGFKIAMRDLELRGAGNILGAEQHGFMVKVGFDLYCQMLEDAVNRLKGKPVKEKPLEVTLEFPVPSYIPDELMSEAIKVSFYRRISQCQTFSCVEFIEDELKDRFGNLTEPVENLLHIAKIKVLAQKLKIKKIKCKSLGYISGSGKEFNVIVSFYESKVDIDGKRLLSLKQKNRKLEFSTVGGLTVSLKKTKKDEILHRTEELLHSLDFYQY, encoded by the coding sequence ATGTTAAAATTGCTAAAGGATAGCGCCGAATTTAATAGTATAATTAAAAATATAACAAATGATAAAAGCCAGCTAGTTTATGGCTTGTCTGGCGGGCAAAAAGGTTTTGTTATATCTAATATAGTAAGTGTTAGCAAAAGTAAACTTTTAATATTGGTAAATGATAAGGCAAATTTAGAGAAATTAAAAAATCAATTACAGGGGTATTTAGGTAAAGATTATATTGCAGTTTTTCCTCAAAATCCTATGATCCCTGGAGAGGCAGACCATAGCAGTCGAGATATTGAGCTTCAACGGATAAGGACTATATATCGTTTGGTTAACAATGAAGTTAATGTTGTAATTGCAACGGCCACTTCTTTGTTAGAATTTTTGCCGCCTATCGAATTTATTATGGGCAGAAATATGTTGTTTAAAGTTGATAAGGAATATGACTTTGAAAAAATAAAGAGCCAGCTAACGGAAAATGGTTATAAAAAAGTAGATGTGGTAGAGAACCAAGGAGAGTATGCCTTTCGAGGTGACATTCTTGACATATTTTCAGTTACAGCAGAATTTCCTATAAGATTAGAGTTTTTTGGAGAACAACTTGAAGCTATTAAATTTTTTGAGGTGTCCACACAAAGGTCATATAAGCAAGTAAAAGGGGTAGAAATATTCCCTGCCACACTTACTGCTATAGAAAATAGCACTCAACAGGAGCTAATAGAGATATTAAACACAAAGCTTAGAACAATAAAAGATTTGTCTTTAAGAGATAAATTAATCAGTGATATAGAAAAAATTGAAAATAAAATTCAATTTGATGAACTAAACCAGTACAATAATATAATATATAAAAATCCTAAAAGCTTAGTAGATTTACTTGATGATTTTGTTGTGGCTTTGGATGAAACTATGATTATAAAAAAAGAGATGCGAGAATGGGAACAGGATGCACAATTAAGAGTTAAAAGCCTTATTGAAAAAAGTAAAATAGTTGGAGATGTCCCTGTTTATTTTAAAAGTGAAGAAATATGGAGCAAGATAAGACAAAAAACTTCAATTCACTTTACTTTGCTGTTAAGGAGTATGGAAGATATTAAGTTAGATCAAACTATATCGTTACCTTTTAGACAGGCGCCAGTTTTTGGGGGGCAGGTCAATCTGTTTTTTACTGAAGTAAAAAGCATGTTAGATCAAGGGTTTAAAGTGTATTTTAGTTATACTAAAGAGCGTAACAAGGAAAAAGTTATAAAGGGATTAAAAGAGTTTAATGTAAGCAAAGATCAATTGGAGAAGCTTTTGTTTTTTCATCAAGGATTCATAGAAGATGGGTTTATTTTTGATAGCGGGCAGATAGCACTGTTTACTGAAAATCAAGTGTTTAGAGCAGTTTATCAATCCTCTAAAAAAACCTCTCAACAATCGAAGTTACAAATAACAGATGTATCAAAGTTGCAGGTAGGAGATTATGTAGTACATACATCCCACGGTATCGGGATATTTAAGGGAGTAAAGACTTTAGAGGTGGCTGGTGGGAAAAAGGATTATATCAACCTTCAGTATGCAAAACAGGATAAACTTTATGTTCCTTTAGACCAGCTAGAACCGCTTCAAAAGTATATTGGAACTGAGGGCAATGCTCCTAAGGTAAATAGCTTATCAGGTGGAGAATGGACCAAGATAACAGCAAAAACAAAAAAATCAGTAGAAGAGATGGCACATAAACTTATAGATATTTATGCTAAAAGAAAGGCTAGCAAGGGTTTCAAATTTGGTCAAGACTCGTCTTTTCAAGACCAATTTGAACAATCGTTTCCGTTTAAGGAAACAAAAGACCAAGAAAAAGCAATTAAAGATACAAAAAATGATATGATGTCTTCGTATCCAATGGAACGTCTTTTGTGTGGGGATGTTGGTTATGGCAAGACAGAGGTAGCGCTGAGAGCAGCAATGAAATCAGTGCTGGATTCTAAGCAAGTAGTTGTGTTAGTGCCGACTACTGTACTAGCTCAGCAGCATTATCAATCTTTCTCCGAGAGATTTTCTAACTTTCCCGTAAACATAGAGGTGTTTAGTCGCTTTAGAAGTAAAAAAGAAATAAACAATGGATTGGCAAAGCTAGCCAATGGTGAAGTCGATATAGCTATAGGGACTCATAGACTTTTGCAAAAAGACGTACAGTTTAATGATTTAGGATTGATGATAGTAGATGAGGAACAACGCTTTGGTGTTAGCCATAAAGAAAAGTTAAAGCAAATGAAAGAAAATATAGACGTGTTAATGTTGTCTGCAACGCCTATACCAAGAACCTTACATATGTCTATGCTAGGCATAAAAGACTTGAGTGTAATAGAAACCCCGCCGGAAGACAGATTTCCGGTGCAAACGTACGTTTTGGAATATAACAAAGAAACTATCCGGTCTTCTATAAAAAGAGAGATAAACAGAGGAGGACAGGTGTACTTTGTATACAATAAAGTGGCCTCCATAAGTAAAATGGCTGCTGAACTGAAAAGTATGGTTCCAGATGCCCGCATTGCTATTGGTCATGGTCAAATGTCGGAAAGCAAACTAGAAAAAACCATGTTGGAGTTTTTAGAGGGAGAATATGATATTTTACTTAGCACAACCATTATAGAGACAGGGTTAGACATACCAAATGTTAATACATTAATAATTTATGATGCAGATAAATTTGGGTTATCTCAACTTTACCAAATTAGGGGGAGAGTAGGGCGTAGTAAAAGGCTAGCTTACTGTTACTTAACATATCAAAAAGATAAAGTTTTAACAGAAGTTGCACAAAAAAGGCTTCAAGCTATTAAAGAGTTTACGGAACTGGGTTCGGGATTTAAAATTGCCATGAGGGATTTAGAATTGAGGGGAGCTGGAAACATTTTAGGGGCTGAGCAGCACGGATTCATGGTAAAGGTTGGGTTTGACTTGTACTGCCAAATGTTAGAAGATGCAGTTAATAGACTTAAGGGTAAGCCGGTTAAAGAAAAACCTTTGGAAGTCACCTTGGAGTTTCCAGTGCCCAGCTATATTCCTGATGAACTTATGAGTGAGGCAATAAAAGTATCTTTTTATAGGCGTATATCTCAGTGTCAAACCTTTAGCTGTGTAGAGTTTATAGAGGATGAACTTAAAGATAGATTTGGAAACCTAACGGAGCCGGTCGAGAATTTGCTGCACATAGCTAAAATAAAGGTTTTAGCTCAGAAACTGAAAATAAAGAAAATAAAATGTAAAAGTTTAGGCTATATAAGTGGAAGTGGCAAGGAGTTTAATGTAATTGTAAGTTTTTATGAAAGTAAAGTGGATATAGATGGCAAAAGATTATTGAGCCTTAAACAAAAAAATAGAAAATTAGAGTTTTCTACTGTGGGGGGGTTAACTGTTAGCCTAAAAAAAACAAAAAAAGATGAGATTCTTCATAGAACAGAGGAATTATTGCATAGTTTGGATTTTTACCAATATTAG
- a CDS encoding peptidylprolyl isomerase, translating into MLKQKGLALAMLIAMLLVFTGCVGESNVVAVIDDIEITREDLDREIALRYKVLGQQTLPDEFKSDFLDQLIEEELLYREAVNQGLEPDKEDVEQRYDMLVDRLINQVYETEANFIRKLEEHELTQSDFKEVMERITTIEMLRSEKEKELEMVTKEEIEEFYDDNKESFKEGDKRHIKHILVDSQGQADTIRKRITDRDEDFDELAKEFSDCPSGEDGGDLGVIGSEGLDEGFADAAFSIEVGTLSEPVESSFGWHIIKVLDEEKGYTRELDAEVKNQITNHIMQQRAEEAETEFINSLKKEVNVENRLND; encoded by the coding sequence ATGTTAAAACAAAAAGGGTTAGCTTTAGCTATGCTGATAGCAATGTTGCTTGTGTTTACTGGATGTGTAGGAGAATCAAATGTTGTAGCTGTTATTGATGATATAGAGATCACTAGAGAAGACCTAGATAGAGAGATAGCTTTACGCTACAAAGTACTGGGTCAACAAACCTTGCCTGATGAGTTTAAATCAGACTTTTTAGATCAGTTAATTGAAGAGGAGTTATTGTATAGAGAAGCCGTTAATCAAGGATTAGAGCCTGATAAAGAAGATGTGGAGCAAAGGTATGATATGCTAGTAGATAGACTAATAAATCAAGTATATGAGACCGAAGCAAATTTTATTAGAAAATTAGAAGAACACGAGCTTACTCAATCTGATTTTAAAGAGGTAATGGAAAGGATTACTACTATAGAGATGTTAAGGTCAGAAAAAGAGAAAGAGCTTGAAATGGTAACAAAAGAAGAAATAGAAGAGTTTTATGATGACAATAAAGAATCTTTTAAAGAAGGCGATAAGCGTCATATAAAGCATATTTTAGTTGATAGTCAAGGGCAAGCAGATACAATACGCAAAAGGATTACAGATAGAGACGAGGATTTTGATGAGTTGGCAAAGGAATTTTCTGATTGTCCCAGCGGTGAAGATGGTGGAGATTTGGGAGTTATTGGGTCTGAGGGTTTAGATGAAGGGTTTGCTGATGCTGCTTTTTCCATTGAAGTAGGTACATTAAGTGAACCAGTGGAATCTAGTTTTGGTTGGCATATTATAAAAGTTTTAGATGAAGAAAAAGGCTATACTAGAGAACTAGATGCTGAAGTTAAAAATCAAATTACAAATCACATAATGCAACAAAGGGCTGAGGAGGCAGAAACTGAGTTTATAAATAGTCTTAAAAAAGAAGTAAATGTAGAAAATAGATTAAATGACTAA
- the spoVT gene encoding stage V sporulation protein T — translation MKATGIVRRIDDLGRVVIPKEIRRTLKIREGDPLEIFVDRDGEVILKKYSPIGELGDFAKEYSESLFESLGHICAISDRDAIISISGGSKKEFMNKSVGDAVERAMEERRTVKTNTGLDKGLKVLEDDNINFSDQLVAPIIANGDPIGSVIICSKEENISFKEIEAKMAEVAASFLAKQMA, via the coding sequence TTGAAGGCCACAGGCATTGTAAGAAGAATTGACGATTTAGGCAGAGTAGTAATTCCTAAAGAAATTAGACGTACATTAAAAATCAGAGAAGGGGATCCTTTAGAAATATTTGTTGACCGAGATGGAGAAGTAATATTGAAAAAATATTCGCCAATCGGAGAACTAGGTGATTTCGCTAAAGAATATTCTGAGTCTTTGTTTGAATCTTTAGGACATATTTGTGCTATTTCTGATAGAGATGCAATTATATCTATATCAGGTGGTTCTAAAAAAGAGTTCATGAATAAAAGTGTTGGAGATGCCGTTGAACGTGCTATGGAAGAAAGAAGAACGGTTAAAACAAATACTGGATTAGATAAAGGACTAAAAGTTTTAGAGGATGATAATATTAATTTTTCAGATCAATTAGTAGCACCAATCATTGCAAATGGAGATCCTATAGGTTCTGTTATAATCTGTAGCAAAGAAGAGAATATTTCATTTAAAGAGATAGAAGCAAAAATGGCTGAGGTTGCTGCAAGTTTTCTTGCAAAACAAATGGCTTAA
- a CDS encoding putative polysaccharide biosynthesis protein, with protein MSKNNASFVKGTAILASAGLFAKILGAVYRIPLFEILGEEGIGYFQMAYPVYSSLIAISTAGIPIAISKLVSERVTQKDPKGAAQVLRVATTLLLVTGFIFSVALFLGAEYYANNILKTPKAVYSLKSISPAIFLAVLMSAFRGFFQGHQNMIPTALSQVVEQVVRVMTIFILAIVFVPMGVEYGAAGATFGAVMGMFGALCVMLYFLYKHRKSFAEAPSRNLVVKYRNRDVLRQIIVLALPISVASMVLPIIHLIDSLLIPRRLVEAGFTEPESAALYGVFTGAAMVLVNVPTLFTTAMAKSLVPSISEANSYKNSTLVKSRTGIAIRLTLLLGLPSAIGLFVLAEPLGLMLFNTADVAISLSIVCFSVIFLTLHQTTGAILQGAGKTYIPVTNLFIGAFLKIILNYTLTAIPEFNIRGPAIATVICYLVSSSLNLYMIYKVIGFKVTIKEYIYKPLITSGLMGAVVWGTYNILVSTEIFAFISNVHIRLQVTVETLSAVSIGVIAYGFLLLLFGAITQREIEEIPLIGKKVIPYLKKFNLLR; from the coding sequence TTGAGTAAAAATAATGCTTCGTTTGTTAAAGGCACTGCAATTTTAGCCTCTGCGGGATTATTTGCTAAAATCTTAGGGGCGGTTTATAGAATCCCGCTATTTGAAATACTAGGGGAAGAGGGGATAGGATATTTTCAAATGGCATACCCGGTTTATTCTTCCCTTATTGCCATTTCTACAGCGGGAATTCCTATCGCCATTTCAAAGCTTGTATCCGAAAGAGTTACCCAAAAAGATCCTAAAGGAGCAGCACAAGTTTTAAGGGTAGCGACAACTCTTTTACTAGTCACAGGCTTTATTTTTTCCGTGGCTTTATTTTTAGGTGCAGAGTATTATGCTAATAACATTTTAAAAACTCCCAAAGCTGTATACTCACTTAAAAGTATATCACCGGCTATTTTTTTGGCTGTACTTATGTCAGCTTTTAGGGGATTTTTTCAAGGGCATCAAAACATGATACCTACTGCCTTATCCCAAGTAGTAGAGCAGGTAGTTAGGGTTATGACTATTTTTATTTTAGCTATTGTTTTTGTGCCTATGGGCGTAGAATATGGTGCAGCAGGAGCTACTTTTGGAGCGGTTATGGGTATGTTTGGCGCTTTGTGTGTAATGCTTTACTTTCTTTACAAACATAGAAAAAGCTTTGCTGAAGCTCCGTCAAGAAATCTTGTGGTTAAATATAGAAATAGGGATGTGTTGCGGCAAATAATAGTATTAGCTCTACCAATTAGCGTTGCTAGCATGGTTCTTCCTATAATCCACTTAATAGACTCGCTGTTAATCCCACGTCGATTAGTCGAAGCGGGCTTTACGGAGCCAGAGTCGGCAGCTTTATACGGTGTGTTCACTGGAGCAGCTATGGTGTTGGTTAACGTCCCAACTCTTTTTACAACAGCTATGGCAAAAAGTTTAGTACCTTCCATTTCTGAAGCTAACTCCTATAAAAACAGCACACTAGTTAAAAGTAGAACTGGAATTGCAATAAGATTGACGTTATTACTAGGGTTGCCATCAGCTATTGGACTTTTTGTGTTGGCGGAGCCACTGGGGTTGATGCTTTTCAATACCGCTGATGTAGCTATATCACTATCAATAGTTTGCTTTAGTGTCATTTTTTTAACCCTACATCAAACTACAGGAGCAATTTTGCAGGGGGCAGGGAAAACTTATATACCCGTCACTAATCTTTTTATAGGTGCTTTTTTAAAAATAATACTTAACTATACCTTAACAGCAATTCCAGAATTTAACATAAGAGGCCCTGCCATAGCAACAGTAATATGCTACTTGGTTTCTTCTAGTTTAAACTTATATATGATTTATAAAGTTATAGGCTTTAAAGTTACTATAAAAGAATATATATATAAGCCTCTTATTACAAGTGGTTTAATGGGAGCAGTGGTTTGGGGAACCTACAATATTTTAGTTTCCACTGAGATATTTGCTTTTATAAGCAATGTGCATATCAGGCTACAAGTTACAGTTGAAACTCTCAGTGCTGTATCAATAGGAGTAATCGCTTATGGTTTTTTACTGTTGCTCTTTGGAGCGATAACACAAAGAGAAATAGAAGAGATTCCTTTAATAGGGAAAAAAGTTATACCATACCTAAAAAAGTTTAACTTGCTTAGATAA
- a CDS encoding MazG nucleotide pyrophosphohydrolase domain-containing protein, which yields MSEINKLLDVVEVLRSENGCPWDKKQTHNSLIDYVIEESYEVKDAILTDDMNKIEEELGDLLLQVVLHCQIAKENEEFDFNSCAKRIKEKLIFRHPHVFSNDNNKTISEQEVELIWKKQKQKENKKSVVLEGLPATLKVDKFFKTDFGKGKLEALKTLKLSDSVPINNIKDKKDLMNLTLIMIYLCKVNGHNFNHIIEETVKNLLSNQQKS from the coding sequence GTGTCAGAAATAAACAAGCTTCTTGATGTAGTGGAAGTGTTGCGTAGTGAAAATGGGTGTCCCTGGGATAAAAAGCAGACTCATAACAGCTTAATTGACTATGTTATAGAAGAAAGCTATGAAGTTAAGGATGCAATTTTGACAGATGACATGAATAAAATTGAAGAAGAGTTGGGAGACTTATTATTACAGGTAGTTCTTCACTGTCAAATAGCAAAAGAGAATGAAGAGTTTGATTTTAACAGCTGTGCAAAAAGAATTAAGGAGAAACTTATTTTTAGGCATCCACATGTATTTAGCAATGATAATAACAAAACTATTTCTGAACAGGAAGTAGAGTTGATATGGAAAAAACAGAAACAAAAAGAAAACAAAAAATCTGTGGTTTTGGAAGGATTGCCCGCAACGTTAAAAGTAGATAAGTTTTTTAAAACCGATTTTGGAAAAGGGAAATTAGAAGCTTTGAAAACTCTTAAATTATCTGATTCCGTTCCAATAAACAACATAAAAGATAAAAAAGATCTCATGAATTTAACACTTATTATGATTTACCTGTGCAAAGTAAATGGTCATAACTTTAACCATATTATAGAAGAAACTGTAAAAAATTTACTCTCAAATCAGCAAAAATCATAA
- a CDS encoding HU family DNA-binding protein — translation MNKTELIQGVAEKSGLTKKDSEKAVNAMLETIIEAVSAGDKVQLIGFGTFEARERAAREGRNPSTGETIQIPATKVPAFKAGKAFKDTVK, via the coding sequence GTGAACAAAACTGAATTAATCCAAGGTGTAGCTGAAAAAAGTGGTTTAACAAAAAAGGATAGTGAAAAAGCTGTCAATGCGATGCTTGAAACTATTATCGAAGCTGTAAGTGCAGGTGACAAAGTGCAGCTTATCGGTTTTGGAACATTTGAAGCGAGAGAAAGAGCTGCTAGAGAAGGCAGAAATCCAAGTACTGGAGAAACTATTCAAATTCCAGCTACTAAAGTACCTGCTTTTAAAGCTGGTAAAGCATTCAAAGATACAGTTAAATAA
- a CDS encoding SpoIID/LytB domain-containing protein → MTKYLKVFFLVITLSIMFLALAGCRILQRPEEADPIPDPEEPEQEAVLPEVLEAEEGQEPTLDVYMHEENTVENMSMEEYIEGVVAAEMRPEWDEEALAAQAIIARTFTLQKIEAEGGLPDRDAHASTDIQEFQAYDREAVNENVQAAVERTRGEVAVYGGQFIRAWFHAYCGGTTATAKEGLNYADEEPPYIHRVDCPCYEEIDEDEREFEESFSTEQVRGAVQEITGEDPGQFESIDVIEESEGRAIKLQVGEVEVNAAELRINLGSTELRATVIDNITVEGNQVTFTGRGYGHGVGMCQWGAYIFARNDEKSAEDIVDYYFKDVSIQKLWD, encoded by the coding sequence ATGACTAAATATTTAAAAGTGTTTTTTTTAGTTATAACTTTATCAATAATGTTTTTGGCTTTGGCAGGTTGTAGGATTTTACAACGACCAGAGGAAGCCGATCCTATACCTGATCCTGAAGAGCCAGAGCAGGAAGCTGTATTGCCTGAAGTTTTAGAAGCCGAAGAGGGACAGGAACCCACGTTGGATGTTTATATGCATGAAGAGAATACAGTAGAAAACATGTCAATGGAGGAATATATTGAAGGTGTAGTCGCAGCGGAGATGAGACCGGAATGGGATGAAGAAGCCTTAGCAGCTCAGGCTATAATTGCTAGAACTTTTACATTACAAAAAATTGAAGCAGAGGGAGGCCTGCCTGATAGGGACGCTCATGCTTCCACTGATATTCAAGAATTCCAAGCTTATGACAGAGAGGCTGTAAATGAAAACGTACAAGCCGCTGTAGAGAGAACAAGGGGCGAGGTAGCAGTATACGGTGGACAGTTTATAAGGGCATGGTTTCATGCCTACTGTGGTGGCACCACAGCTACTGCTAAAGAAGGACTCAACTATGCAGATGAGGAGCCCCCATATATTCACAGAGTAGATTGTCCATGTTATGAAGAAATAGATGAAGACGAAAGAGAATTTGAAGAAAGTTTTAGCACAGAACAAGTGAGGGGGGCTGTTCAAGAAATAACTGGAGAAGATCCTGGACAGTTTGAAAGTATTGATGTTATAGAAGAGTCAGAAGGTAGAGCTATAAAATTACAGGTAGGCGAAGTAGAGGTCAATGCAGCTGAATTAAGAATCAATCTTGGAAGTACAGAGCTTAGGGCTACAGTTATAGACAATATAACAGTTGAAGGAAATCAAGTAACTTTTACTGGTAGAGGTTATGGTCATGGGGTAGGAATGTGCCAGTGGGGTGCTTATATTTTTGCAAGAAACGATGAAAAAAGTGCTGAAGATATAGTAGATTATTACTTTAAGGACGTCAGCATACAAAAACTTTGGGACTAG
- the yabP gene encoding sporulation protein YabP gives MIIEKEDIKHHKLVLVNQEELELTGIDDVESFNEEEIVLITQKGNLLAIRGEELSIKQLSIESGKVSVEGVIYEIAYSGEASYEGKKKGVFDKLFR, from the coding sequence TTGATTATTGAAAAGGAAGATATCAAACATCATAAACTAGTTCTAGTAAATCAAGAAGAACTTGAGTTAACGGGTATTGACGATGTTGAAAGCTTTAATGAAGAAGAAATCGTGCTTATAACTCAAAAGGGTAATCTTTTAGCTATAAGAGGAGAGGAGCTTAGTATTAAGCAGCTAAGTATTGAATCTGGCAAAGTATCAGTAGAAGGGGTCATATACGAGATTGCATACTCAGGGGAAGCCAGCTATGAAGGAAAAAAGAAAGGGGTATTTGACAAATTGTTTAGGTGA
- the yabQ gene encoding spore cortex biosynthesis protein YabQ, translating into MNSLIIQGYIFLVMLVLGVILGMLYDIYRFLKGRLGWKGRELYLTDGVFWLIVTVVAFCVLLLSNWGQLRVYIFISIFAGLVFYLSILSKLFIKILIKTEQVLCQSWKIIKDFFRVIRNIIGFIIKFFLRVISIIFWPIIFPFRLIYSFVSQKVKSIKLVEKINQKISRRKR; encoded by the coding sequence ATGAATAGCTTAATCATACAAGGTTATATATTTTTAGTTATGTTGGTCCTTGGTGTTATATTAGGAATGCTTTATGACATCTATAGATTTTTAAAAGGGAGACTAGGTTGGAAAGGGCGGGAACTGTACTTAACAGATGGTGTTTTTTGGTTGATAGTTACTGTTGTAGCTTTTTGTGTCCTGTTATTAAGTAACTGGGGGCAGCTGCGGGTATATATATTTATTAGTATATTTGCAGGTCTGGTTTTTTATTTATCTATATTAAGCAAGTTATTTATTAAAATACTGATAAAGACGGAGCAAGTTTTGTGTCAATCATGGAAGATAATAAAGGATTTCTTTAGGGTTATACGTAATATCATAGGGTTTATAATAAAATTTTTTCTTAGAGTAATTAGTATAATTTTTTGGCCTATCATTTTTCCTTTTCGATTGATATATTCTTTTGTAAGTCAAAAAGTAAAGTCTATTAAACTAGTAGAAAAAATAAATCAAAAAATAAGCAGGAGAAAAAGATAA
- a CDS encoding FtsB family cell division protein, which translates to MAKIKKVKTKGGKIRKWIFIVFAVYVVITLISQQTTMWKLEEEKAQILEEIEKLTDEGEELQQKLELYNDYNYIEMIARKNLGLVGEGEEVYIFPDD; encoded by the coding sequence ATGGCAAAAATAAAAAAGGTCAAGACAAAGGGTGGCAAAATAAGAAAGTGGATTTTTATAGTTTTTGCGGTCTATGTTGTAATTACCTTAATAAGCCAGCAGACTACTATGTGGAAATTAGAAGAAGAAAAAGCACAAATTCTTGAAGAAATAGAAAAATTAACTGACGAAGGTGAAGAGCTTCAACAAAAGCTTGAACTATATAATGATTATAACTATATTGAGATGATAGCTAGAAAAAACTTAGGCTTGGTAGGAGAGGGAGAAGAAGTATATATATTTCCTGATGATTAA
- a CDS encoding S1 domain-containing RNA-binding protein — protein sequence MSLEAGNIVTGTVTGITNFGAFVKLPEGETGLVHISEVADTYVKDINNFLKVDQEVKVKVISVDEKGKIGLSIRQASPNPKPKEKAKPKPKKSSGPSFEDKLSKFLKDSDERQQILKRSVESKRGGRGA from the coding sequence ATGTCATTAGAAGCAGGTAACATTGTTACAGGGACGGTAACTGGTATAACTAACTTTGGAGCGTTTGTAAAGCTTCCTGAAGGTGAAACTGGTTTAGTCCATATTTCAGAAGTGGCGGACACATATGTAAAAGATATTAATAACTTTCTAAAGGTAGATCAAGAGGTAAAAGTTAAAGTTATTTCTGTCGACGAGAAAGGGAAGATAGGACTTTCAATTAGACAGGCAAGTCCTAATCCAAAACCTAAGGAAAAGGCGAAGCCCAAACCAAAGAAATCTTCTGGTCCGTCTTTTGAAGATAAGCTATCTAAGTTTTTAAAAGATAGCGATGAAAGGCAACAAATTCTAAAAAGAAGTGTTGAATCAAAAAGAGGTGGAAGAGGAGCTTAA